From one Amaranthus tricolor cultivar Red isolate AtriRed21 chromosome 17, ASM2621246v1, whole genome shotgun sequence genomic stretch:
- the LOC130804310 gene encoding rRNA (cytosine-C(5))-methyltransferase NOP2C isoform X3, translating into MDSSERYCYEPTLHWNPQVEEYFVKAYGAEHFRSISKALTRPSCYSCIRVNILKTTSDAVIEKLLAMQHGADGRSIDKDLIHKCPIPGLDYVVFVRGSGPHKIEYNYAPQQPFKEVIVSRKCAESVLRGAQVYVPGVLACSGHVEKGDRVAVSVAIEQPQPDGKWSTGITRGIVLRGSETDPQYIQRMGLYIGQGTTMLSRAGIFRALEGVAVSMSNTVFDLPSFNNVLEGEIFLQNLPSIVAAHALDPQRGERVLDMCAAPGGKTTAIAMLMRDEGEVVAADRSHNKVIDVQNLADEMGLKSIVTYKLDALKSVAKNIIDSTEDISTSKSSIVEEKLNNDISHGNGQIPIDTCNSKTKQRTKNGPGKNHFNGGRVEKSKGFAPNSFDRVLLDAPCSALGLRPRLFAGEETLESLRNHGKYQRRMFDQAVQLVRPGGVLVYSTCTINPGENEAVVRYALDTYKFLSLAPQHPKVGGSGLLGRCDLSDGYVEEWLRPGEEELVQRFDPSSSDTIGFFIAKFNVGCKDTS; encoded by the coding sequence ATGGATTCATCAGAGCGTTATTGCTATGAACCAACTCTTCATTGGAATCCTCAGGTCGAAGAATACTTCGTCAAGGCATATGGGGCTGAACATTTTCGTAGTATCTCTAAAGCCCTTACTCGGCCTTCTTGTTACTCTTGTATACGTGTTAACATCCTGAAGACAACGAGCGATGCGGTCATTGAGAAGCTGTTGGCAATGCAACATGGAGCAGACGGCAGATCCATAGACAAGGATCTCATACACAAGTGCCCAATACCTGGGCTAGACTATGTTGTCTTTGTCCGAGGCTCAGGACCTCACAAAATTGAGTATAACTATGCTCCTCAACAGCCCTTTAAGGAAGTTATTGTAAGCCGCAAATGTGCTGAGTCTGTTCTTCGAGGTGCTCAGGTTTATGTCCCTGGTGTTTTAGCATGTAGCGGTCATGTTGAAAAAGGAGATCGTGTTGCCGTTTCTGTTGCCATCGAGCAACCCCAGCCTGACGGTAAATGGAGCACTGGAATAACACGCGGGATTGTCCTCCGAGGCTCGGAGACAGATCCTCAATATATTCAGCGAATGGGCCTGTATATTGGCCAAGGAACTACAATGCTATCTAGGGCTGGGATTTTCCGAGCATTGGAAGGTGTTGCTGTTTCTATGAGTAATACAGTTTTTGATCTTCCTTCTTTTAACAATGTGCTCGAGGGCGAGATTTTTCTCCAGAACCTTCCTAGTATCGTCGCTGCTCATGCCCTAGATCCTCAGAGAGGTGAACGGGTTTTGGACATGTGCGCGGCTCCTGGTGGTAAAACGACAGCCATTGCTATGCTTATGAGAGATGAAGGCGAGGTGGTTGCTGCAGATCGGTCACACAACAAGGTCATCGATGTTCAAAATTTGGCTGACGAGATGGGTTTAAAGTCGATAGTTACATACAAGTTAGATGCTTTGAAGTCTGTTGCTAAAAATATAATCGACTCGACTGAAGATATTTCAACTTCCAAGTCTTCTATTGTTGAAGAAAAGCTGAACAATGATATCTCACATGGTAATGGACAAATACCCATCGACACATGTAACAGTAAGACTAAACAAAGAACCAAAAACGGGCCAGGAAAGAACCATTTCAATGGTGGTAGAGTTGAAAAATCCAAAGGATTTGCTCCGAATAGTTTTGATAGAGTTCTCCTTGACGCCCCCTGTTCCGCTCTTGGATTAAGACCTCGTTTATTTGCTGGCGAGGAAACCTTAGAATCTTTGAGGAATCATGGGAAATACCAAAGGAGGATGTTTGATCAAGCAGTGCAACTAGTTCGTCCTGGAGGAGTTCTCGTATATTCGACATGTACAATAAATCCCGGTGAAAATGAGGCTGTCGTGCGCTATGCTCTTGATACATACAAGTTTCTCTCGCTTGCACCCCAACACCCGAAAGTAGGTGGCTCGGGCCTGCTTGGTCGATGTGACTTATCTGATGGGTATGTTGAGGAATGGTTAAGACCCGGGGAAGAGGAACTTGTGCAGAGGTTTGATCCGTCTTCATCCGACACAATCGGGTTTTTTATCGCCAAGTTCAATGTCGGCTGTAAAGACACGAGTTAG
- the LOC130804310 gene encoding rRNA (cytosine-C(5))-methyltransferase NOP2C isoform X1, giving the protein MQSRPIAAHSRGILISLSRRLQQLQKGFQTLGIEPFTVMDSSERYCYEPTLHWNPQVEEYFVKAYGAEHFRSISKALTRPSCYSCIRVNILKTTSDAVIEKLLAMQHGADGRSIDKDLIHKCPIPGLDYVVFVRGSGPHKIEYNYAPQQPFKEVIVSRKCAESVLRGAQVYVPGVLACSGHVEKGDRVAVSVAIEQPQPDGKWSTGITRGIVLRGSETDPQYIQRMGLYIGQGTTMLSRAGIFRALEGVAVSMSNTVFDLPSFNNVLEGEIFLQNLPSIVAAHALDPQRGERVLDMCAAPGGKTTAIAMLMRDEGEVVAADRSHNKVIDVQNLADEMGLKSIVTYKLDALKSVAKNIIDSTEDISTSKSSIVEEKLNNDISHGNGQIPIDTCNSKTKQRTKNGPGKNHFNGGRVEKSKGFAPNSFDRVLLDAPCSALGLRPRLFAGEETLESLRNHGKYQRRMFDQAVQLVRPGGVLVYSTCTINPGENEAVVRYALDTYKFLSLAPQHPKVGGSGLLGRCDLSDGYVEEWLRPGEEELVQRFDPSSSDTIGFFIAKFNVGCKDTS; this is encoded by the exons ATGCAGTCTCGCCCAATCGCAGCTCATAGTCGCGGCATTCTAATCTCACTTTCCAG GCGCCTACAACAGCTTCAGAAAGGCTTCCAAACATTAGGCATAGAACCCTTTACTGTAATGGATTCATCAGAGCGTTATTGCTATGAACCAACTCTTCATTGGAATCCTCAGGTCGAAGAATACTTCGTCAAGGCATATGGGGCTGAACATTTTCGTAGTATCTCTAAAGCCCTTACTCGGCCTTCTTGTTACTCTTGTATACGTGTTAACATCCTGAAGACAACGAGCGATGCGGTCATTGAGAAGCTGTTGGCAATGCAACATGGAGCAGACGGCAGATCCATAGACAAGGATCTCATACACAAGTGCCCAATACCTGGGCTAGACTATGTTGTCTTTGTCCGAGGCTCAGGACCTCACAAAATTGAGTATAACTATGCTCCTCAACAGCCCTTTAAGGAAGTTATTGTAAGCCGCAAATGTGCTGAGTCTGTTCTTCGAGGTGCTCAGGTTTATGTCCCTGGTGTTTTAGCATGTAGCGGTCATGTTGAAAAAGGAGATCGTGTTGCCGTTTCTGTTGCCATCGAGCAACCCCAGCCTGACGGTAAATGGAGCACTGGAATAACACGCGGGATTGTCCTCCGAGGCTCGGAGACAGATCCTCAATATATTCAGCGAATGGGCCTGTATATTGGCCAAGGAACTACAATGCTATCTAGGGCTGGGATTTTCCGAGCATTGGAAGGTGTTGCTGTTTCTATGAGTAATACAGTTTTTGATCTTCCTTCTTTTAACAATGTGCTCGAGGGCGAGATTTTTCTCCAGAACCTTCCTAGTATCGTCGCTGCTCATGCCCTAGATCCTCAGAGAGGTGAACGGGTTTTGGACATGTGCGCGGCTCCTGGTGGTAAAACGACAGCCATTGCTATGCTTATGAGAGATGAAGGCGAGGTGGTTGCTGCAGATCGGTCACACAACAAGGTCATCGATGTTCAAAATTTGGCTGACGAGATGGGTTTAAAGTCGATAGTTACATACAAGTTAGATGCTTTGAAGTCTGTTGCTAAAAATATAATCGACTCGACTGAAGATATTTCAACTTCCAAGTCTTCTATTGTTGAAGAAAAGCTGAACAATGATATCTCACATGGTAATGGACAAATACCCATCGACACATGTAACAGTAAGACTAAACAAAGAACCAAAAACGGGCCAGGAAAGAACCATTTCAATGGTGGTAGAGTTGAAAAATCCAAAGGATTTGCTCCGAATAGTTTTGATAGAGTTCTCCTTGACGCCCCCTGTTCCGCTCTTGGATTAAGACCTCGTTTATTTGCTGGCGAGGAAACCTTAGAATCTTTGAGGAATCATGGGAAATACCAAAGGAGGATGTTTGATCAAGCAGTGCAACTAGTTCGTCCTGGAGGAGTTCTCGTATATTCGACATGTACAATAAATCCCGGTGAAAATGAGGCTGTCGTGCGCTATGCTCTTGATACATACAAGTTTCTCTCGCTTGCACCCCAACACCCGAAAGTAGGTGGCTCGGGCCTGCTTGGTCGATGTGACTTATCTGATGGGTATGTTGAGGAATGGTTAAGACCCGGGGAAGAGGAACTTGTGCAGAGGTTTGATCCGTCTTCATCCGACACAATCGGGTTTTTTATCGCCAAGTTCAATGTCGGCTGTAAAGACACGAGTTAG
- the LOC130804310 gene encoding rRNA (cytosine-C(5))-methyltransferase NOP2C isoform X2, with the protein MKFMKPPCENKISRLQQLQKGFQTLGIEPFTVMDSSERYCYEPTLHWNPQVEEYFVKAYGAEHFRSISKALTRPSCYSCIRVNILKTTSDAVIEKLLAMQHGADGRSIDKDLIHKCPIPGLDYVVFVRGSGPHKIEYNYAPQQPFKEVIVSRKCAESVLRGAQVYVPGVLACSGHVEKGDRVAVSVAIEQPQPDGKWSTGITRGIVLRGSETDPQYIQRMGLYIGQGTTMLSRAGIFRALEGVAVSMSNTVFDLPSFNNVLEGEIFLQNLPSIVAAHALDPQRGERVLDMCAAPGGKTTAIAMLMRDEGEVVAADRSHNKVIDVQNLADEMGLKSIVTYKLDALKSVAKNIIDSTEDISTSKSSIVEEKLNNDISHGNGQIPIDTCNSKTKQRTKNGPGKNHFNGGRVEKSKGFAPNSFDRVLLDAPCSALGLRPRLFAGEETLESLRNHGKYQRRMFDQAVQLVRPGGVLVYSTCTINPGENEAVVRYALDTYKFLSLAPQHPKVGGSGLLGRCDLSDGYVEEWLRPGEEELVQRFDPSSSDTIGFFIAKFNVGCKDTS; encoded by the exons ATGAAATTCATGAAGCCGCCTTGCGAAAATAAAATTTC GCGCCTACAACAGCTTCAGAAAGGCTTCCAAACATTAGGCATAGAACCCTTTACTGTAATGGATTCATCAGAGCGTTATTGCTATGAACCAACTCTTCATTGGAATCCTCAGGTCGAAGAATACTTCGTCAAGGCATATGGGGCTGAACATTTTCGTAGTATCTCTAAAGCCCTTACTCGGCCTTCTTGTTACTCTTGTATACGTGTTAACATCCTGAAGACAACGAGCGATGCGGTCATTGAGAAGCTGTTGGCAATGCAACATGGAGCAGACGGCAGATCCATAGACAAGGATCTCATACACAAGTGCCCAATACCTGGGCTAGACTATGTTGTCTTTGTCCGAGGCTCAGGACCTCACAAAATTGAGTATAACTATGCTCCTCAACAGCCCTTTAAGGAAGTTATTGTAAGCCGCAAATGTGCTGAGTCTGTTCTTCGAGGTGCTCAGGTTTATGTCCCTGGTGTTTTAGCATGTAGCGGTCATGTTGAAAAAGGAGATCGTGTTGCCGTTTCTGTTGCCATCGAGCAACCCCAGCCTGACGGTAAATGGAGCACTGGAATAACACGCGGGATTGTCCTCCGAGGCTCGGAGACAGATCCTCAATATATTCAGCGAATGGGCCTGTATATTGGCCAAGGAACTACAATGCTATCTAGGGCTGGGATTTTCCGAGCATTGGAAGGTGTTGCTGTTTCTATGAGTAATACAGTTTTTGATCTTCCTTCTTTTAACAATGTGCTCGAGGGCGAGATTTTTCTCCAGAACCTTCCTAGTATCGTCGCTGCTCATGCCCTAGATCCTCAGAGAGGTGAACGGGTTTTGGACATGTGCGCGGCTCCTGGTGGTAAAACGACAGCCATTGCTATGCTTATGAGAGATGAAGGCGAGGTGGTTGCTGCAGATCGGTCACACAACAAGGTCATCGATGTTCAAAATTTGGCTGACGAGATGGGTTTAAAGTCGATAGTTACATACAAGTTAGATGCTTTGAAGTCTGTTGCTAAAAATATAATCGACTCGACTGAAGATATTTCAACTTCCAAGTCTTCTATTGTTGAAGAAAAGCTGAACAATGATATCTCACATGGTAATGGACAAATACCCATCGACACATGTAACAGTAAGACTAAACAAAGAACCAAAAACGGGCCAGGAAAGAACCATTTCAATGGTGGTAGAGTTGAAAAATCCAAAGGATTTGCTCCGAATAGTTTTGATAGAGTTCTCCTTGACGCCCCCTGTTCCGCTCTTGGATTAAGACCTCGTTTATTTGCTGGCGAGGAAACCTTAGAATCTTTGAGGAATCATGGGAAATACCAAAGGAGGATGTTTGATCAAGCAGTGCAACTAGTTCGTCCTGGAGGAGTTCTCGTATATTCGACATGTACAATAAATCCCGGTGAAAATGAGGCTGTCGTGCGCTATGCTCTTGATACATACAAGTTTCTCTCGCTTGCACCCCAACACCCGAAAGTAGGTGGCTCGGGCCTGCTTGGTCGATGTGACTTATCTGATGGGTATGTTGAGGAATGGTTAAGACCCGGGGAAGAGGAACTTGTGCAGAGGTTTGATCCGTCTTCATCCGACACAATCGGGTTTTTTATCGCCAAGTTCAATGTCGGCTGTAAAGACACGAGTTAG